The sequence CGGTTATTCCGCCTAAAGTCGATCCGTACCGCAACCACACTACCCCCGTCAACACGGTGATTCTGGCTACGTTGGGGGTATTGCTGCTGGGTATTTACGTGATCCGGCAGATTAGCCGCGCGGCCCGGCGACGGCGCTACGAAGCGGGTTTCCTGTGGCTGGCGGGCTACCTGATCTTGCTGCGGGGGCTGATGCTCTACGTGGGCGTGCCTTATCTGTTCATCGAAAACGATCTGTTCAACGCCAAGCACTACGCCTCGTCGGAACTGTCGCCCTCGCTGGGTGATCTGATGCTCAACGGGGTCGCGCTGGTCATTCTGGCGTTTTATATCGCCAACAACTACTTCCGGTCACGTACCTACCGCCGTTTACTGCATCAGAAACCCACGGTCTGGCTCCTGCTGTCGGTGGGCTGCGTGCTATTGAGCTATACGGTCTTTTACTTTTGCTTCACGCAGTTGAATGATCTCTACGAGAAGTCGCAGTATACGCTCGACCTGTCGCTGAGCATCGAGTTTTCACCCCTGAAGATCGCCTGTCTGCTGTTCTTCGTCATCCTGTCGCTCGTATACTTCCTGGCGCAGCACACGCTTGTCAGCCTCTTTACGCGCTTCAACGATCATAATCGCTGGGTAGGCGTTGGGTTGTTCGTGGGGGCTTCGTTGCTGTCGGTGGGTATTTGCTGGCTGCTCAACCTGACGGTCGAATGGGTGTATGCACTGAATGGCGCGTACTTTCTGGCTCTCTACCTGAGCGGGTTCCCGCGGTATCTCTACACCTTTCAGTACAAAACATCACTGTACCTGTTTCTGGGCGCGCTGATCTGCGCGGCTACGGCCGCCAACGTGGTCTACGAGCAAAGCATTCGGAAAGACTGGCTCGCCAAAAAAACGCTGGGTAAACAACTGCTGGCCGAAAACGACGAGTACGGCGAACTGTTGCTGTTCAAAGCCCACGAAGGGATTCAGAATGACCTGAACATCCGGCAGGTGCTGCACCCCGACTCGGCGTTGCGGCGGGAGAAAATCCAGCAGCGAATCAAGAGCCGGTATCTCGATCGCTACCTCGACAAGTACGATACGGAAGTCATTTCCTTCGACGCGCAGGGCAATTCGCTGGATGTAAGCATCAACGCGACGCCGCTCAGCGATTACCTCAGCCGGTTTCAGCAACCCCGCTACAAAACGATCTACGAAGACCTGTACTTCGTCAATGAGGTCGGTAATCATTTTAATAAAGAGTACGTCAGCTTCATTCCTATCCGCAACGGTACCGGTGCTGTGGCTGGGTACGTGGTGCTCGACCTCAAACTGCGGCCGATCACGCCGGGCAATGTGTACCGCGAGTTGCTGGTCGACAGCAAGACGATTCAGAGCCCCGACGTGCGGGAGTACAGCTACGCGTTTTTCGAGAAAGCCGGGCGCACGGCTACGCCACGGCTGGTCGAAAGCACGGGTAGCTACAACTATGAACGCAAGCTGCCGGTATCGCTGCTGAACAACCCGGCGCTCTACGACCGGGGAATCACGGTTGAGCGCACGAGCCACCTGGGTATACAGGGCAGCAACGGGCGGATTCTGGTGGTGTCGTCGGCGGCCTATCCGCTCAGTACGGTGCTGGCCAACCTGTCATTTCTGTACCTGATTCTGGTGCTGTCGGTCATTCTGGTCATTATTCTGTATGCCGTGCAGTATGGGCTGTCGCGGTTTAGCATCAACTATTCGACCCGCATTCAGATCCTGCTCAACGTGGCGTTCTTCCTGCCGCTGGTGCTGGTTGTGGTGATTATTCTGGGTGTAATCAGCGCCAATTACGTCGCCAATCAGGAAACCAATTACATCAGCAACACCAAGAACATCGCGGCCAAAGTATGGACGTACCTGGACGAAAACCTGAAGGGTATTCGCAGCAAAGAAGCGATGGAAGAGGAGTTGCAGTCGATTGCCCGCGACGCCGACATCGACATCAACCTGTTCGATACGGCCGGGCGACTTTACACCTCCACGCAAATGCTCATTTACGAGAGTGGCAACCTCTCGAAATACATCAACCCGCAGGCGTTTGTCCACATTGCCGAAGACAAGGAAAACCAGAAGCTCTTGTACGAACAACTGGGCACCAAGCAGTACAGCACGGCCTACGTGGGGGTAAAATCGCCCGATGGCCGGCTACTGGGCATCATGAGCGTACCTTACTTCTACGCGCAGCCCGAACTCGATAAGCAGTTGCTCGAAGTGGTATCGTCGGCCCTGAGTGTCTTTACTACGCTGTTTGTGGTGTTTCTGGTGCTGTCTTATTTCGCCGCCGGTAGCCTGACGCGCCCGCTCAAAATGCTGACGCAGCGGATTCGCCGGACGAGCCTCGACCGGCTCAATCAGCAAAAGATCGAGTGGAAGTCCGACGACGAGCTGGGCCTGCTGATTCAGGAATACAACCGGATGCTGTCGAAACTGGAAGAGAGCAAGGTGTCGCTGGCGCAGAGCGAGAAGCAGTCGGCTTGGCGCGAGATGGCCAAACAGGTGGCGCACGAGATCAAAAATCCGCTGACGCCCATGAAGCTGACCCTGCAACAGCTACAGCGGACGCTACCGGGCATGAACCCCATCACCGACCGGGCCGTGAGCCGCACCCTCGACTCGCTGCTGGAACAGATCGACAACATCAGCGACATCGCCACCTCGTTCTCCGATTTTGCGAATATGCCCATGCCGCAGAACGAACTGGTCGAGCTGTCGGCGGTGCTGCACAAAGCGGCCGATCTGTTTGCCGACGACCGCCGCGTTACCATCCGCCGCCATATCGATGCCGGCCCGGTTTGGGTGATCGGCGACCGGCAACTGCTGATGCGCATTATCAATAACCTGATCATCAATGGTATCCAGTCTGTCAGTGCGGACGTACAACCCGTGATCGACCTGCGGTTGTTTGCGCACGACGGCAACGCTAATATTGAAGTGCATGACAACGGCGAAGGCATTCCCGAGCCCATTCGGCCCAAGGTGTTCCTACCCAATTTCAGCACCAAGCAGGGAGGCACCGGCATTGGGCTGGCGCTGTCCAAACGCGGTATCGAACACGCTGGCGGCAATATCTGGTTTGAAACCACGGTGGGCGTCGGCACGTCGTTCTTCATCGATATGCCCCTGGCGAGCCCAGCGCCAGCGCTGGTGGCTGTCAAACAAAAAGGGTAGCAATCGCTACCCTTTTTGTTGCATGCTATAGTAAGACGCCTGTTCCTGCACCGGCTGCTCATCGTCGAGCACCACGTGTTTCCAGTTTTCGCCCGATCGAATCCGGTTCAGCTGCGTGTGGGTGATGCCAAACTGCCGGGCAATCATTTTCAGGCGATTCTTGTCGTTGCGCAGCAGCTTCTTGATCATCATCACCTTACTTTCGGTCAGCTTGTAATTGCGTGTCCGTTTGGGTTGCGGCCGGTTCAACACGTTGGGGTTGTTCCGGTTGTGTTCGATCATAGCCTCTTTCGACGCCCAACGCAGGTTCGAGGCCCGGTTGTTGAGTTTGTCGTGATCAAGGTGAATGACATAGGTCTGATCGTCTCGCCCGGGTTCCAGAAAATACTCGGCGACGAGCTTATGGACATACCGATTGAGAATCTTACCCTTGATGCGAATGTTGAGTGATCGGTAGCCCTGAATGACCGACCCCTTGATGATTGTGCCTTCAGCCCCTGCCCGAAAGCTGCGCAATCGGCCAAAGTTTGATACCTCATAGGTTGGAGATTCGTTGATACCCTCAAACCTGATCGGCACCCATTGTTCGTTCCAGAAGGTAGCCATCGTTGAATCGTTTATGAAGTGTGAATGCCCAATACTATCACTACAGTTAGTGAAGAATAAATGTTTAACAAAAGTTGAACATTTAAATTCTGCCGAAGGTAGCAAAAGAACGCGGATATGTATTAATTATCAATAGTTTATCGTGAAAAGCAACGTATATAACCGAGCGTTTAAGGGGGCATACGACCAGAATGTGGAGTGAAGAATTAACAAAAATAATGACCTAAACCGTATTTTGAACAACTAGATGTATGTTTTTGTCAATTAGGGACAACTATTGAAACGACTATGAGTAAGAAGACATTGGTGATTGGCGCCACTGAAAATACGGCACGCTACGCCAACCGGGCTACCCGCAGTTTGTTGCAACACGGCCACGATGTTGAACAGATTGGCCTGAAGGCCGGCACCGTGCAGGGCGTACCCATCCAGACGGGCCTCCCCGACCTGACGGACATCGACACGGTGACAATGTATGTGGGCGCCCGCAATCAGGCTGGGTACGTCGACTACCTGAAAAAGCTGAAACCCCGCCGGGTGATCTTCAACCCCGGTGCCGAAAACCACGACCTCGCCCGCCAACTACAGCAAGAAGGCATCGAACCCATCGAAGCCTGCACACTGGTGATGCTGTCAATCGGGAATTATTGATTTGGCTACGCCGTCATTGGTTGTCATTTGCCTGCGGCGTCATTAATTGTCATTTGTGGTCATTGATTGTTTTTTACAACGAATGACAACGAATGACAACGAATGACAACGAATGACAACCAATGACAACCAATGACACTTCCTTATATCCGCTCGAAGACCAGCCGGTGATGGTCCATGGTTTCGCGCTCGAAGCAGACCCGGTTGGGGCTCACGCGGAACACCGCGATGAGGTCGCGGAAGGCCGGGTTGGTGAGCAAACGCGGCAGGAGGGAAGCGTAGAGCAGGTATTTCTCCAGGTCGAAAGCCCGGAAGCGTTTGCGCCACTGACCAATGGTTTCGATGTAATCGAGACGGCCGCTGCTTTCGGAAACCAGTTTGAAGTGAGCGCTTGCCGCCCGCTCGACCTGCTGGTAGCCGTAGGGTAACCACGAACCTGGAAACTGGGCGATCATTAGCGCGAGCGCGTAGGCGTCGGAGTCTTTGGGTGCGTCGAGGCTGATCTGATCATAATCGATCATGTTCTTGCCGAACACCATCGTCTGCATGTAGAACCGCTTGCCCTTGGGCAGGAGTTGCGCCAGATTGGCGAAGAAGTTGGCGTAAACGGCGTCCTGCTGCCCGGCTTTCCATTGCTCGATGGAGCAGAAATGTTCGAGCCCACCGATGCACGAAACGGCGTCGAACGTCCCGTAATCGGCGGGGGTGATCTGCCGACAGTCTTTCACCTCGACCGTCAGCCCGTTTTTGGTGCAGGCCGCCGCCTGAGCTGACGAGAGCGTGACGCCCCGGGCGTTGGCGCCCCGCCCTTTGATGTAGGTAAGAAACGGCCCCCAGCCGCAGCCCATGTCGAGCACCTTGGTACCCTGCCCGATCCCGAGGCTATCGGCAATGAACTGGTGTTTCTGGCGCTGGGCTTCTTCGAGGGTGAGCGTAAAATCGCCATTGTACATCGCACCGCTGTAGTCGCCGGTTTCGCCTACGCTACGCCGGAAGATAGTGTCGATGGTGGAGTAGGTAAACTCCAGATCGGATTGAGAAGCCATAGCCAGGTGATTAAGGGGCAGGTACGGGTTAGCCTGTTAATCGCCAAGGTAGCGTATTCTCCTGACTATCTGCTACTTATTTTCGGCCGAAATCGGCGGGGTTTTCACCCCATTCGGTGGTCTCCCATTTCAGGATCGCGTTGGCAAACCGGTGGGTCGTCAGCCAGGTTTCGGCGCGGTCGAGCAGTTCGAACAGCTCGGCGTTGCGGGGTGTGGGGTCGAGTTTGGTGTTGGCCTTTTTCTTTTTCACCCAGCTGATAGCCGTGCGCGAATCCGAATAGATGGGCAGGTTGCTGTTGCGCTGATGCAACAGGGCTAGCGCGTGCACGATCGCCAGAAACTCGCCGATGTTGTTGGTACCGTCGGGGTAGGGGCCGCGGTGGAAGATTTTCTCGCGGGTGGGCAGGTAGATGCCCTGGTATTCCATGTCGCCGGTGGCCGTGTTCCAGGCGGCATCCACTACGACACTATCCTCGATGGGTGGGCGTTGCAGGCTGCTGAGCTTCAGCTGTGGCGCGGTTTTAGGCTTGTTTCCCACGTACCGGCGCGGGTCGTCGGTGTAGGCTTTCATCGCCTCAATCTTGCTGTCGAACGACTTGTACAGCGCCTTATCGAACCCCTCGACCTGCTTGCGGCACACGTCCCAATCGTCGAACACGCCCGTTTGCCGTCCCTGCCACACCACGTAATATTTCTGCTTCTTCTTCGCCATACTGGTTAAACGCGAAGGCGCAAAGGTACACGCGAAGGGCGCAAAGAATACCATTCGACATCCTTTACGCCCTTCGCGCATTCTTTGCGCCTTCGCGTTTACGCTATCTTCTCCAGGTTCATGGGCAGGCGGCGGAGGCGTTTGCCGGTGGCAGCGAAGATCGCATTGGCCAGCGCGGGGGCCAACGGCGGCAGGCCCGGCTCACCCACGCCTTTGATCGTGGGGCCGCCGTCGGCCAGGATGTGCACCTCTACCTTGGGCATCTCGTTGATCCGCAGCATCCGGTTCGTGTCGAAGTTGGCTTGTTGCGCCTGCCCGTTGGCGAAGGTGATGCCGTCTTTGGTAGCGGCCACCAGCCCCATGCAGATGGCCCCTTCAATCTGCGCCCGTACCATGTCGGGGTTGACGACCGTGCCGAGGTCGATCACGCAGTACACCTTCTCGACCTTCACCGAGCCGTCGGCCTGTTTGGCCACTTCGACCACCTGACCGGCCAGCCCCGCGAAAAATTCCCACTGCGCCACGCCCCGGCCTTTGCCCACCGGTAGCGGCTTGTCCCAGTTCGACACCTCGCGCAGCTTCGTCAGCACGCGTTTGGCGTCCGAGTCTTTCGTCAGCAGCGACAGGCGGTAGTGCATCGGGTCTTTGCCGGCTTTGTGGGCCAGTTCGTCGAGGAATCCTTCGTGGGCGAAGGCGAGCGTGGTGCTCGTCACGGCCCGCCACGCCGCCATCGGGATGTGCGATTCGGCGTAGACGTAGCGGCTTTCCAGGTTCGGCAGTTCGTACTTCTGCTCGCCGATGCCTTCGGTCATGGTCTTGTCTACCTTCTTGCCGTCGTGGGGTTTGCCCAACGTGGCATCCAGCGATGGCGAAATGACCTTATGCTGAAACGCCAGCGGTTTGCCATCGGCCGACATCCCCGCGCGCATGGCCGAGAAGGTCATGGGGCGGAACGGGCCGAGTTGCGTATCGTCTTCGCGCGTCCAGATCGCCTTCACCGGCTTCCCGACGGCCTTGGCGATGTGGGCTGTTTCGAGCACGTAATCGGGGTACAACCGCCGACCAAACCCGCCGCCGTTGAACGTAATGTGCACCGTCACGTTGTCGGGGCTGATCTTGAACTCGCCCGCGAGCTGACTCTTAATGCCGCCCGGCACCTGCGACGACGTCCAGATTTCGACGGCATCCGGGGCGGTCCAGCTCACGAGGCAGTTCATGGGCTCCATGGGCGAGTGGCTCACCACGGGCGTTTCGTAGAAGGCTTCGAGCTGAACGGGGGCTTCGGCGATAGCTTTGGCAAAATCGCCCACGCTATGGTCAACGAGGCCATCGGTTTTGGCCAGGTCGCGCAGGTGCTGTTCATACTGCGCACTGCTGAAGGCGTCGTGCCCCTGATGGTCCCAACGTACCTGAAGGGCTTTCCGGCCCTGCAATGCCGCCCAGTATGTATCGGCTACCACGGCCACGCCCTCGAAACGGCGGCTTTCGAGCACCCGCTCGGCTTTCAGCACCTGCCGCACGCCTTTGATCTGCTTTGTTTTCGCATCGTCGAAACTAACGACCTTGCTGCCGAAGACCGGGCTGCGCTCGATGGAGGCGTAGACCATCCCCGGCACGCTCATGTCGATACCAAACTGCGCCTTGCCCGACGATTTCGCGGGTACGTCGGGGCGTCTGGCGTCTTTGCCCAGAATGACAAAATCGTTCGGGTCTTTCAGTTTCGGGTCCGTCGGCACGGGTAGTTTCGCGGCGGCTTCGGCCAGTTCGCCGTAGCCCAGGCTCCGGTTCGAAGCCTTGTGCAGTACCCGCGCGTTGGCGACGGTGCACTCGCTCGCGGGTACGTTCCAGGTATTGGCCGCCGCCTGCACGAGCATCTCGCGGGCCGAGGCCCCTACCTTGCGCATGGGCAGGTAATCGGTCCGCACCGACATGCTGCCGCCCGCAAACTGCGCCCAGCCGAACGCTTTCTGGCCGCCCGTCTGCCGGATCGTGACCTGATCAAGCGTGACGCCCAGTTCTTCGGCAATCAGCGCCGGGATCGACTGGAACGTACCCTGCCCGATTTCGGGGCGGGTGTTCATGAGAGTGATCTTGCCGGTGCGTTCAATAATGACGTAGGGCGTCAACTCGACCGGGGCGGGCAGGGCATCGGGAGTAGCGAACGTACCCAGCACGCTGGCGGCGTTGCTGGCCGACGTACCCAGCACAAAGGCCGCGCCCGTGAGGCCGAGGGTTTTCAGCACGTCGCGGCGGGCAACGTACCCAGCCCCTGAAGAAGTGGTTTTCTGGCTCATCGCTTACCGAGTTTAGCGGCTGTTTTGGGTAATTTCTGGGTCGTGTTCAACTCGGCCGATGCCGTGTGGATAGCCTGCCGAACGCGCACGTAGGTGCCGCAGCGGCAGATATTGCCCTGCATGGCGGCGTCGATATCGGCGTCGGTGGGTTTGGGTACCTGTTTCAGCAGGGCCACCGCGCTCATGATCTGACCCGACTGGCAGTAGCCACATTGCGGCACCTGATGCTCGATCCAGGCTTTCTGCACGGGGTGGTCGGCGTTCTTTGACAGGCCTTCGATGGTGGTGATTTTCTGCCCTTTCGCCGCCGAAACGGGCACGCTGCACGAGCGGATGGGCGCGCCGTCGAGGTGGACCGTGCAGGCCCCGCACTGCCCGATGCCGCAGCCGAATTTAGTGCCGGTAAGGCCCACTACGTCGCGGATAGCCCACAACAGGGGCATATCGGGGTCAACGTCGAGGGTCTGTGGCTGGTTATTGATGGTGAGTTTGACCGTAGCCATTGTTCTGGGAATAAGGAAGATAAGTTGCTAAGCGAAGGTCCGCAGAAAAGCCCATAGCCGGGCCGGGGGAAGGCGGACAGTTAATTCGGCTACAACAACCACAAATCTGGCTACGGCCGGGCGCGGGGCGGGGCGGACCTTCGTCCCAACCAAACCAGCACAATGTTATGATTTTAGTAACCGGAGCCACGGGGCAGCTAGGCAGCGCCGTCATTCAGCAACTCCTCAAACACGTACCGGCAAGCCAGATTGCCGCTTTTGTACGCGACCAAACCAAAGCCGACCACCTGCTCAACCAGGGCGTGACCCTGCGCGTGGGCAGCTACGACGACACCACCTCTCTCGAAGCCGCCATGCCGGGCATGGACACCGTGCTGTTGATCGCGGGAACCGACGAAGAAAACCGCGTGCGGCAGCACCAGAACGTGGTCGATGCGGCTCGGAAAGCGGGCGTCCGGCGCCTTGCCTACACGAGCCGGGCGCTGAGCGACCCGGCTACGCTGGTGAACCAGTTGATGAACGGCCATTTCCAGACCGAGGCGTTGATTAAGGCCAGCGGACTGCCCTACACGCTGTTTCAGAATAGCCTGTATATGGATGCCATCCCGCAGTTTCTGGGCGGCAACGCCATTTTTGAGCGGGGCATCAACGTACCTGCCGGGCAGGGGCGGGTGGCCCTGGCGTTGCGTAGCGAGATGGGCGAAGCCATCGCCAACGCCCTGGCTACCCCGGCCGAAGGCAACCGGACGTACCGCCTGACGGGCTCTACGGCCTACTCGTTTGAAGACATCGCCGCCGCCCTGACCAGCCTGACCGGCAAGCCCGTGACCTACACCCCCGCCGACCCGATCCAGTTCAAAAGCCAGTTGATCGGGCGCGGGTTGCCGGCCGTAATGGCGCAACGCATTGTCGGGTTTATCACCGACATTGCCAACGGACAGGAAGCAGACGTAACCACGGATCTGGAAACGCTGCTCGGCCGAAAACCCACCTCCCTCACCGACGGGTTACGGTTATTGTATACCTTGTAGGGTGAGTTGTGAAAGGTGAAATAAGCTTTTTTGTCATCCCGGCGAAGGAGGGATCTTGACGGTCCCTTGCTTGTGATTGAGGGAATGTCAAGATCCCTCCTTCAGCTGCGCGCCCCGGTCGGGATGACAAAAAAAGCTAGTCAACTTGTGAGTAACCAATAAGTTAGGTTGCAAACTGCTCGTAGCCAGTAGTAGTTAAATCGCCAAAATTCTGTCACCCTATGCCAACCGACTCGCTGCACCGAAACGACACCCTGTCGGCCTACCATAAACTGGCGGGCCTGCCCAAACCCGCGCACCCGCTCATCAGCGTGGTCCGGTTTGAAGACATTCGGCCGCAGTGGGTCGAGAAGCCAAAAAGTCTGGTGAACAATTTCTATTCGATCGCCCTGAAACGGAATTTCAGCGGGCGACTGACCTATGGCCAACAGCCCTACGATTTCGACGAAGGCGTGATGGTGTTTCTAGCCCCCGGGCAAGTGCTGACCGTTGCGGAGGAGGCGACGCACGAGCATTCGGGCTGGCTACTGCTGATTCACCCCGATTTTCTGTGGCACACGCCCCTGGCCAAGACCATCCGGCAGCACGACTATTTCGACTATTCGATTCGGGAAGCCCTGTTTCTGTCGGAGAAGGAGGAAGCCATCATCGTCGGTATCATGCAGCAGATTCAGCAGGAGTATCAGGCGCTCATCGACACGTTCAGCCACGGCATCATCATCGCCCAGCTCGAGGTGCTGCTCAACTACGCCGACCGGTTTTACCAGCGGCAGTTCATCACCCGCAAAATCACCAACCACAGCCTGCTCGACCGCTTCGAGGCCATTCTGGACACGTACCTGCGCAGCGACGCCCTCCCAACAGGCGGAGTACCCACGGTGGGCTACATGGCCGCCCAACTCAACCTGTCGCCAACGTACCTGAGCAGCCTGCTGAAAACACTGACCGGACAAACCCCGCAGCAGCATATCCACGACAAGCTGATCGATAAGGCCAAAGAGCAGCTATCGACCACCCAGTTATCCGTGAGCGAGATTGCTTACGGCCTGGGCTTCGAGCACCCCCAATCGTTCAGCAAGCTGTTCAAAAGCAAGACAAACGCCTCCCCCCTCGAATTCCGCCAGTCGTTTAATTGATTGTCTTTGCAAAATTGAGGTTTAGAGATAAACTTATGATTTTCCGAATTTTCTAAATGCCTGTATGAATTGATATAGAAAGAATGTAATGAAAATTTTAGAAATTCCTTCGCAAACTCTAGTATAGTTACTGATTTGAGAAGGATCGATCTCTTTTGTGTTTAATAATCCACTGATTATGTATTCTGGTTTGTGTAATGGATTGACGAATTCGAAAATATAAGACAAGATTCTCCTAAGTTCTGCAAAGTCATTTCCTAGTCTAAACCCTAACGAGTAACAGAATAGAGAAAAGAAGAATATTGACGATAAAACGATAGATATAAATGCCACGCCTATGTCATGACCATAGAAATTACTTTTCTTATTTAAGAATAATATAAACTTGTCGAAAAAATTTGTCCAGTTTGACCACATTGCCAAACTTTTAAAATGCTCGTCGTATTCATAAGGTGACAATGACATTTCTTGGATTTTGTCACCACTTTTGCTATATGCTAATTTGAGTTGTTTTATAGCATCTCTCGCCCCCGTGTGATCTATTTTGTTCTCTCCAATAATCTTTTTAGGGGCAGGACACATCGATAAATTGCAGTCTGATATTTTGCTGTCGATAACAGATATATGTTTTAATGAATCAAAAGCTACATTAATGAATTCAGATTTTCCTAAATCTGAGCTTAAAATTTCAATGATTGAGTTTTTGATAAATATATTATGTAGCTTTAACTTGCCATTGCAATTGAAATTTCGAAAGTTAATCAATTCAGATATCTTCAAATCTTTTAATATAGATGATGTTGATTTCAAATCACCAGCCAACCTTAATATCTTTAGGTGAACTTTATTAATTGTTAACTGGTCATTTATGTCATTGTTAAAAATTTTATAATCTAATATATCTATTGAGGAAAAACTAGATTTTTCTGAAGCAATTTCTTCGCCTATTACAACTTTATTTGAGGATGAATAAATATCTAACGTAGCGATAGTAGGAGTGATGATATTAATCTTATTAACCTGACAGTTGAGTATTGTCGTTTTATCTCCTTTTAAACCTCTACACAAAATTTCTTTACCTTCTAATTTTTCAAAATGTAAATTTTTGTATCCCTCTAAGGATATGTATGAATTGCTAGCTTTAATATTATGTAATCTTATATCTGATAAGGACTGGCCTGAAATATGTAATGAGCTTGTAGAAATATCCGCCAACTGTAGCTTTTTCTTAAATATACAATTGTTAAAGCCAATGGATTTAGTCGCTGTATAGTTAGATATAAGTAACTCACCTTCGAAGGTACAGTGAGACAAGCTAATTCCATCACTGTAGCCATATTCTCCATCGATGGTAACATCACCAATAATAACAAATGAAGGTTTGATGAAGTCCTCTAATTTTTCGACCTTTCTATGACTTAAAGGAACCTTGTAAAAATAATCAGCAAAGTTAAAGTTATAGTAATAGGGTGAGGGTATAGTTAAAGAGCTATCTAAGCTACTTTGGTTTAATCGGCTTGCTTGCATAGCGCTAAGCCTTTGTGAATCTTCTAAAATTTCTTTCACTAATTCATCACTATCTGGGTTAATTTTTTTTAGGATGTTAATAAATTGAGAAGATGATAACTCATA comes from Fibrella aestuarina BUZ 2 and encodes:
- a CDS encoding SAM-dependent methyltransferase, which produces MASQSDLEFTYSTIDTIFRRSVGETGDYSGAMYNGDFTLTLEEAQRQKHQFIADSLGIGQGTKVLDMGCGWGPFLTYIKGRGANARGVTLSSAQAAACTKNGLTVEVKDCRQITPADYGTFDAVSCIGGLEHFCSIEQWKAGQQDAVYANFFANLAQLLPKGKRFYMQTMVFGKNMIDYDQISLDAPKDSDAYALALMIAQFPGSWLPYGYQQVERAASAHFKLVSESSGRLDYIETIGQWRKRFRAFDLEKYLLYASLLPRLLTNPAFRDLIAVFRVSPNRVCFERETMDHHRLVFERI
- a CDS encoding ribonuclease H1 domain-containing protein — translated: MAKKKQKYYVVWQGRQTGVFDDWDVCRKQVEGFDKALYKSFDSKIEAMKAYTDDPRRYVGNKPKTAPQLKLSSLQRPPIEDSVVVDAAWNTATGDMEYQGIYLPTREKIFHRGPYPDGTNNIGEFLAIVHALALLHQRNSNLPIYSDSRTAISWVKKKKANTKLDPTPRNAELFELLDRAETWLTTHRFANAILKWETTEWGENPADFGRK
- a CDS encoding CoA-binding protein, which produces MSKKTLVIGATENTARYANRATRSLLQHGHDVEQIGLKAGTVQGVPIQTGLPDLTDIDTVTMYVGARNQAGYVDYLKKLKPRRVIFNPGAENHDLARQLQQEGIEPIEACTLVMLSIGNY
- a CDS encoding sensor histidine kinase, which codes for MVFIERHIFLLLACIALLFSGLCYVLLEQDAPGATDEQYVVALQERIRQETRVSATELKQLAAKVANTPSYAFGTLEQPTQYPYYIFRNKKLLYWSDNRFIPDYERIANIPFTRLIDFDQGRFIVSRIKTYHKRDTLEIFSLINVYRQYNNTNTYLQSGYNPALFSVDPQSVTTQKGPSHQNIYDATPVFLFSVIPPKVDPYRNHTTPVNTVILATLGVLLLGIYVIRQISRAARRRRYEAGFLWLAGYLILLRGLMLYVGVPYLFIENDLFNAKHYASSELSPSLGDLMLNGVALVILAFYIANNYFRSRTYRRLLHQKPTVWLLLSVGCVLLSYTVFYFCFTQLNDLYEKSQYTLDLSLSIEFSPLKIACLLFFVILSLVYFLAQHTLVSLFTRFNDHNRWVGVGLFVGASLLSVGICWLLNLTVEWVYALNGAYFLALYLSGFPRYLYTFQYKTSLYLFLGALICAATAANVVYEQSIRKDWLAKKTLGKQLLAENDEYGELLLFKAHEGIQNDLNIRQVLHPDSALRREKIQQRIKSRYLDRYLDKYDTEVISFDAQGNSLDVSINATPLSDYLSRFQQPRYKTIYEDLYFVNEVGNHFNKEYVSFIPIRNGTGAVAGYVVLDLKLRPITPGNVYRELLVDSKTIQSPDVREYSYAFFEKAGRTATPRLVESTGSYNYERKLPVSLLNNPALYDRGITVERTSHLGIQGSNGRILVVSSAAYPLSTVLANLSFLYLILVLSVILVIILYAVQYGLSRFSINYSTRIQILLNVAFFLPLVLVVVIILGVISANYVANQETNYISNTKNIAAKVWTYLDENLKGIRSKEAMEEELQSIARDADIDINLFDTAGRLYTSTQMLIYESGNLSKYINPQAFVHIAEDKENQKLLYEQLGTKQYSTAYVGVKSPDGRLLGIMSVPYFYAQPELDKQLLEVVSSALSVFTTLFVVFLVLSYFAAGSLTRPLKMLTQRIRRTSLDRLNQQKIEWKSDDELGLLIQEYNRMLSKLEESKVSLAQSEKQSAWREMAKQVAHEIKNPLTPMKLTLQQLQRTLPGMNPITDRAVSRTLDSLLEQIDNISDIATSFSDFANMPMPQNELVELSAVLHKAADLFADDRRVTIRRHIDAGPVWVIGDRQLLMRIINNLIINGIQSVSADVQPVIDLRLFAHDGNANIEVHDNGEGIPEPIRPKVFLPNFSTKQGGTGIGLALSKRGIEHAGGNIWFETTVGVGTSFFIDMPLASPAPALVAVKQKG
- a CDS encoding HNH endonuclease, encoding MATFWNEQWVPIRFEGINESPTYEVSNFGRLRSFRAGAEGTIIKGSVIQGYRSLNIRIKGKILNRYVHKLVAEYFLEPGRDDQTYVIHLDHDKLNNRASNLRWASKEAMIEHNRNNPNVLNRPQPKRTRNYKLTESKVMMIKKLLRNDKNRLKMIARQFGITHTQLNRIRSGENWKHVVLDDEQPVQEQASYYSMQQKG
- a CDS encoding xanthine dehydrogenase family protein molybdopterin-binding subunit, which gives rise to MSQKTTSSGAGYVARRDVLKTLGLTGAAFVLGTSASNAASVLGTFATPDALPAPVELTPYVIIERTGKITLMNTRPEIGQGTFQSIPALIAEELGVTLDQVTIRQTGGQKAFGWAQFAGGSMSVRTDYLPMRKVGASAREMLVQAAANTWNVPASECTVANARVLHKASNRSLGYGELAEAAAKLPVPTDPKLKDPNDFVILGKDARRPDVPAKSSGKAQFGIDMSVPGMVYASIERSPVFGSKVVSFDDAKTKQIKGVRQVLKAERVLESRRFEGVAVVADTYWAALQGRKALQVRWDHQGHDAFSSAQYEQHLRDLAKTDGLVDHSVGDFAKAIAEAPVQLEAFYETPVVSHSPMEPMNCLVSWTAPDAVEIWTSSQVPGGIKSQLAGEFKISPDNVTVHITFNGGGFGRRLYPDYVLETAHIAKAVGKPVKAIWTREDDTQLGPFRPMTFSAMRAGMSADGKPLAFQHKVISPSLDATLGKPHDGKKVDKTMTEGIGEQKYELPNLESRYVYAESHIPMAAWRAVTSTTLAFAHEGFLDELAHKAGKDPMHYRLSLLTKDSDAKRVLTKLREVSNWDKPLPVGKGRGVAQWEFFAGLAGQVVEVAKQADGSVKVEKVYCVIDLGTVVNPDMVRAQIEGAICMGLVAATKDGITFANGQAQQANFDTNRMLRINEMPKVEVHILADGGPTIKGVGEPGLPPLAPALANAIFAATGKRLRRLPMNLEKIA